One region of Glycine max cultivar Williams 82 chromosome 9, Glycine_max_v4.0, whole genome shotgun sequence genomic DNA includes:
- the LOC100792626 gene encoding protein FAR-RED ELONGATED HYPOCOTYL 3 isoform X1, whose translation MEPEPEPKLEPEPEPGPEFSSKEEAFSYYQTYAKSVGFSAIIKASRRSRISGNFIDAKFACTRYGTPPNPQKPKPKRARTSPKTDCKASMHVKRTPHGTWIISSFIKHHNHQTNSNNNASPSRKPKIKKTLHHLVFAEGDLQFLLDTFMSMQNENPNFFYAVDFNEEQRLRTVFWVDAKARLDYRHFSDVVLLDTMHVKNECKLPFVPFVGVNHHFQVFLLGLAFVSDESESTFSWLMRSWLRAMGGCAPKVMLTDCDEALKKAVAEVAPESWHCFCLWHVLSKVPEKLGRVMQRHGGEFLTRFNECVLRSRTKEQFEKRWGKMVGKFELGDESWLWDIYEDRERWVPAFMKGRVLAGLSTVQRSEAMNCLFDKYVQRKTTLKEFVEQYRVVLQDKCEEEAKADFVTLHRQPALKSPSPYGKQMVELYTNEVFKKFQSEVLGAVACHPRKEREDGPTKVFRVQDFEDNEDFVVTWNESTLEVLCACYLFEFNGFLCRHVMIVLQISAVHSIPPRYILKRWTKDAKSRQTAGDLSMSDAVVSDSRAKRYNNLCQQAFQLGDVGSLSQESYIAAINALEAALRKCKSLNDSIHSVKEPNLPCSGSQEGILISNSVGHSNKRDSTLGKRKVCPEPETVAIGVNSNWQQVENSNTQAAGLDCSYESQQSIQEMGQLNSSSEPGWLFFF comes from the exons ATGGAGCCCGAGCCCGAACCCAAGCTTGAGCCTGAGCCAGAGCCCGGGCCTGAGTTTAGTTCGAAAGAGGAAGCATTCTCATACTACCAAACCTACGCCAAATCCGTGGGCTTTTCCGCCATAATCAAAGCCAGCCGTCGATCTCGAATCTCCGGCAACTTCATTGACGCCAAATTCGCCTGCACCCGCTACGGCACTCCACCGAACCCTCAAAAACCCAAGCCCAAACGGGCCCGAACAAGCCCCAAAACTGATTGCAAGGCCTCCATGCACGTCAAACGAACACCCCACGGCACATGGATCATCTCTTCCTTCATCAAACACCATAACCACCAAACTAACTCAAATAATAATGCAAGTCCTTCGAGGAAGCCTAAGATTAAGAAAACGCTGCATCATTTGGTTTTCGCCGAAGGAGACCTTCAATTTCTGCTTGATACTTTCATGTCTATgcaaaacgaaaaccctaatttCTTTTACGCCGTTGATTTTAATGAGGAGCAGCGTTTGAGAACCGTTTTCTGGGTGGATGCTAAAGCCAGGCTTGATTACAGACACTTTAGTGATGTGGTGCTTTTGGACACCATGCATGTTAAAAATGAGTGCAAATTGCCCTTTGTTCCGTTTGTTGGTGTTAACCACCATTTTCAGGTTTTTTTGCTTGGGTTGGCGTTTGTGTCTGACGAGTCCGAATCGACGTTTTCGTGGCTGATGAGGAGTTGGTTGAGAGCAATGGGAGGATGTGCTCCTAAGGTGATGCTCACTGACTGCGACGAGGCGCTGAAGAAAGCTGTTGCTGAAGTGGCTCCTGAGTCTTGGCATTGTTTTTGTCTGTGGCACGTGTTGAGCAAGGTTCCAGAGAAGCTCGGTCGCGTGATGCAACGGCATGGTGGGGAGTTTTTGACTAGGTTTAACGAGTGTGTTTTGAGGTCTAGGACAAAGGAGCAGTTTGAGAAGAGGTGGGGGAAAATGGTTGGGAAGTTTGAGTTAGGTGATGAGAGTTGGTTGTGGGATATTTATGAGGATCGCGAACGGTGGGTACCGGCCTTTATGAAAGGCAGGGTTTTAGCAGGGTTGTCTACCGTGCAGAGATCAGAGGCTATGAACTGTTTGTTTGACAAATATGTGCAGAGGAAAACTACTTTGAAAGAGTTTGTGGAGCAATACAGAGTGGTATTGCAGGATAAGTGTGAGGAGGAAGCGAAAGCAGATTTTGTAACGTTGCATAGACAGCCAGCGTTGAAGTCCCCGTCGCCGTATGGGAAACAAATGGTGGAGTTATACACGAATGAGGTGTTTAAGAAGTTCCAGAGTGAGGTTTTGGGAGCTGTTGCTTGTCatccaagaaaagaaagagaagatggACCAACAAAAGTGTTTAGGGTTCAGGATTTTGAAGACAATGAAGATTTTGTTGTCACCTGGAATGAATCGACCTTGGAAGTGTTGTGTGCCTGTTATTTGTTTGAATTCAATGGCTTTCTCTGCAGGCATGTAATGATTGTGCTACAGATTTCTGCTGTACACAGCATCCCACCTCGGTATATATTGAAACGCTGGACGAAAGATGCCAAGAGTAGACAAACAGCAGGAGATTTGTCTATGTCAGATGCAGTTGTCTCTGACTCTAGGGCTAAGCgctataataatttatgtcaGCAAGCCTTTCAATTGGGTGATGTAGGGTCTTTATCACAAGAGAGTTACATTGCTGCTATAAATGCATTGGAAGCCGCATTGAGAAAGTGTAAGAGCCTGAATGATTCAATTCATAGTGTCAAAGAACCGAACCTGCCATGTTCTGGTTCTCAAGAAGGGATTCTGATCAGTAACAGTGTTGGTCATAGCAACAAAAGGGATAGTACTCTTGGAAAAAGGAAG GTATGCCCAGAACCAGAGACAGTTGCTATTGGAGTAAATTCTAACTGGCAGCAAGTG GAAAACTCCAATACACAAGCAGCTGGTCTTGATTGTTCGTATGAATCACAACAGAGCATTCAAGAGATG GGTCAGCTGAACTCGAGCTCAGAACCCGGATGGTTATTTTTCTTCTGA
- the LOC100793689 gene encoding probable transcription factor MYB58, whose product MEIRELEMIKKGPWSSEEDEVLLRHVSKYGPREWSSIRSKGLLPRTGKSCRLRWVNKLRPNLKTGCKFTAEEERLVIELQAQYGNKWAKIATYLQGRTDNDVKNFWSSRRKRLERMLQKPPASKPKKNKGKAHLNQVQQVEEMVPPCSSNQVEEILSYATSYMGNTLVFEMINLQDLIKPNYQQLENDYLSAVEVDATPLHTVPSFESSSGYNFPLLPEPEPLLDFPLFPECQDLVPEPFDPNFVYGFEEKKCLQCACSSSQKLGTRLPTFGLEGNSQSASSNGFFKDFPSEIFEYFEHIPTSSDQ is encoded by the exons ATGGAAATTAGAGAGTTAGAGATGATAAAGAAGGGGCCATGGAGTAGTGAGGAAGATGAGGTGCTGTTGAGACACGTCAGCAAATATGGCCCTCGGGAATGGAGCTCCATTCGATCCAAAGGCTTGTTGCCCAGAACAGGAAAATCTTGTCGCCTTAGATGGGTTAACAAACTTAGACCCAACTTGAAGAC TGGATGCAAGTTTACAGCAGAGGAGGAAAGGTTGGTGATAGAATTGCAGGCACAATATGGGAACAAATGGGCCAAAATTGCAACGTATTTGCAAGGGAGAACCGACAACGATGTGAAAAACTTCTGGAGCAGTAGGAGGAAAAGGTTGGAGAGGATGTTGCAGAAGCCACCAGCGTCAAAgccaaagaaaaacaaaggaaaagctCATCTTAATCAAGTGCAACAAGTGGAAGAAATG GTTCCACCATGCAGTTCCAATCAGGTGGAGGAAATTCTATCTTACGCTACTTCCTATATGGGAAACACGCTAGTGTTCGAGATGATCAACCTACAAGATTTGATAAAGCCAAACTATCAACAGTTGGAAAATGATTATCTGAGTGCAGTTGAGGTTGATGCCACCCCACTTCACACAGTTCCATCGTTTGAGTCTTCATCAGGGTACAACTTCCCTCTACTCCCTGAACCTGAACCACTCTTGGACTTTCCACTGTTCCCAGAGTGCCAGGACCTTGTTCCTGAGCCCTTTGACCCAAACTTTGTTTATGGGTTCGAGGAGAAAAAATGTTTACAATGTGCATGCAGCAGTAGCCAGAAGCTTGGGACCAGGTTGCCAACTTTCGGATTGGAAGGAAATTCTCAAAGTGCAAGTTCAAATGGCTTTTTCAAGGACTTCCCTAGCGAGATTTTTGAATACTTTGAGCACATTCCAACCTCATCAGATCAATGa
- the LOC100791565 gene encoding quinone oxidoreductase, whose translation MVKAIRVEQLGDPQVLKWEDVEIGEAKEGEVRVRNKAVGVNFIDVYFRTRVYKVPSLPYTPGVEGVGEVTAVGVGVTDMKVGDIVAYSCQPLGSYAEEHILPALQLVPLPPSIHPIVGASIMSKGLTTRYLLQQCFKVCVYVYCSSNGRVHLASTPHNINIIHL comes from the exons ATGGTGAAAGCTATCAGAGTTGAGCAACTTGGTGACCCTCAG GTTCTGAAATGGGAGGACGTAGAAATCGGAGAGGCAAAAGAAGGCGAGGTCCGTGTGAGGAACAAAGCTGTTGGGGTTAATTTCATTGATGTCTACTTTCGCACAAGAGTTTATAAAGTCCCCTCTTTACCCTACACTCCAG GTGTGGAGGGTGTTGGTGAGGTCACTGCTGTGGGTGTTGGGGTCACTGATATGAAGGTTGGAGATATTGTAGCTTATTCATGTCAACCACTGGGCTCATATGCTGAGGAACACATTCTCCCTGCACTTCAACTAGTTCCCCTCCCTCCCTCAATTCACCCCATTGTTGGGGCATCCATCATGTCCAAGGGCTTGACAACTCGTTATTTGCTTCAGCAATGTTTCAAGGTCTGTGTCTATGTTTATTGTTCAAGCAATGGAAGAGTGCATCTTGCTAGCACTcctcataatattaatattattcacTTATAG
- the LOC100810167 gene encoding putative Rho GTPase-activating protein gives MPSIMSPQWQDKAAGFFSSSGVKLKEAKESAGTFVGEVTKDTKSNVAEVAGRVGSMVKSRWALLQQPSTRHAVQDRFISAAATTGTLLRRGFSGTKDKVVVGKSKVEEVAKITAQKSKTILTDIERWQKGVASTDLFGVPIEVTAQRQDCSKPIPQILVKCGDYLIVSGLNSPNLFKSEGDKKVIHQLVSLYNQDSTASVPEGTNPVDVAALVKYYLASLPEPLTTLELYNEIRSARSSIYSMRNILKRLSSVNYMTLEFITALLLRVSQKSLLNKMDARSLAMEMAPVIMWQKERRPEFYHQYWNQVSKSLSNKTVDPTPGSYTAWDMLADDGEATDASSPIPLDDGTPVDFGAIEVVQLLTEHHNAIFTDANETVWK, from the exons ATGCCTTCAATCATGTCACCTCAGTGGCAAGATAAGGCTGctggtttcttttcttcctccg GGGTGAAGCTTAAAGAAGCCAAGGAATCAGCAGGAACATTTGTTGGCGAGGTCACGAAGGATACAAAGAGTAATGTGGCCGAAGTGGCAGGACGAGTGGGATCGATGGTGAAGAGTCGGTGGGCACTTCTTCAGCAGCCATCCACAAGACATGCTGTGCAGGATCGTTTCATATCAGCTGCTGCTACAACAGGTACCCTCCTGAGGAGAGGCTTCTCAGGGACAAAGGATAAGGTGGTTGTGGGAAAGTCCAAGGTTGAAGAG GTTGCAAAAATAACAGCACAAAAAAGTAAGACTATCTTGACAGATATTGAAAGATGGCAAAAG GGAGTTGCGAGCACTGATT TATTTGGAGTTCCTATTGAGGTTACTGCACAAAGGCAAGATTGCAGCAAACCTATTCCTCAGATATTAGTCAAATGTGGAGATTATCTTATAGTTTCAG GATTGAACTCGCCAAATCTTTTTAAATCTGAAGGGGATAAAAAGGTTATCCACCAGTTGGTTTCCCTATACAACCAAG ATTCTACTGCTTCGGTACCAGAAGGCACAAATCCTGTTGATGTAGCAGCTCTTGTAAAATATTATCTTGCTAGCCTTCCTGAGCCACTAACCACATTAGAGCTTTATAATGAGATTAGAAGTGCTCGATCCAGTATATATTCCATGAGAAACATACTCAAGAGGCTTTCCAGTGTAAACTACATGACTCTGGAGTTTATAACAGCACTTCTACTCCGTGTTAGCCAGAAATCACTTCTCAATAAG aTGGATGCTCGGAGCCTTGCTATGGAAATGGCACCTGTTATTATGTGGCAAAAGGAACGGAGACCTGAATTTTATCATCAATATTGGAATCAGGTGTCAAAAAGTCTTTCCAATAAGACTGTGGATCCAACACCTGGCTCATATACTGCCTGGGACATGCTTGCTG ATGATGGTGAAGCCACAGATGCATCATCTCCTATTCCTTTGGATGACGGCACACCAGTAGATTTTGGTGCAATTGAGGTTGTTCAGTTGCTCACAGAACATCATAATGCAATTTTCACAGATGCAAATGAGACAGTCTGGAAATGA
- the LOC100810167 gene encoding putative Rho GTPase-activating protein isoform X1: MPSIMSPQWQDKAAGFFSSSGVKLKEAKESAGTFVGEVTKDTKSNVAEVAGRVGSMVKSRWALLQQPSTRHAVQDRFISAAATTGTLLRRGFSGTKDKVVVGKSKVEEVAKITAQKSKTILTDIERWQKGVASTDLFGVPIEVTAQRQDCSKPIPQILVKCGDYLIVSAGLNSPNLFKSEGDKKVIHQLVSLYNQDSTASVPEGTNPVDVAALVKYYLASLPEPLTTLELYNEIRSARSSIYSMRNILKRLSSVNYMTLEFITALLLRVSQKSLLNKMDARSLAMEMAPVIMWQKERRPEFYHQYWNQVSKSLSNKTVDPTPGSYTAWDMLADDGEATDASSPIPLDDGTPVDFGAIEVVQLLTEHHNAIFTDANETVWK; the protein is encoded by the exons ATGCCTTCAATCATGTCACCTCAGTGGCAAGATAAGGCTGctggtttcttttcttcctccg GGGTGAAGCTTAAAGAAGCCAAGGAATCAGCAGGAACATTTGTTGGCGAGGTCACGAAGGATACAAAGAGTAATGTGGCCGAAGTGGCAGGACGAGTGGGATCGATGGTGAAGAGTCGGTGGGCACTTCTTCAGCAGCCATCCACAAGACATGCTGTGCAGGATCGTTTCATATCAGCTGCTGCTACAACAGGTACCCTCCTGAGGAGAGGCTTCTCAGGGACAAAGGATAAGGTGGTTGTGGGAAAGTCCAAGGTTGAAGAG GTTGCAAAAATAACAGCACAAAAAAGTAAGACTATCTTGACAGATATTGAAAGATGGCAAAAG GGAGTTGCGAGCACTGATT TATTTGGAGTTCCTATTGAGGTTACTGCACAAAGGCAAGATTGCAGCAAACCTATTCCTCAGATATTAGTCAAATGTGGAGATTATCTTATAGTTTCAG cagGATTGAACTCGCCAAATCTTTTTAAATCTGAAGGGGATAAAAAGGTTATCCACCAGTTGGTTTCCCTATACAACCAAG ATTCTACTGCTTCGGTACCAGAAGGCACAAATCCTGTTGATGTAGCAGCTCTTGTAAAATATTATCTTGCTAGCCTTCCTGAGCCACTAACCACATTAGAGCTTTATAATGAGATTAGAAGTGCTCGATCCAGTATATATTCCATGAGAAACATACTCAAGAGGCTTTCCAGTGTAAACTACATGACTCTGGAGTTTATAACAGCACTTCTACTCCGTGTTAGCCAGAAATCACTTCTCAATAAG aTGGATGCTCGGAGCCTTGCTATGGAAATGGCACCTGTTATTATGTGGCAAAAGGAACGGAGACCTGAATTTTATCATCAATATTGGAATCAGGTGTCAAAAAGTCTTTCCAATAAGACTGTGGATCCAACACCTGGCTCATATACTGCCTGGGACATGCTTGCTG ATGATGGTGAAGCCACAGATGCATCATCTCCTATTCCTTTGGATGACGGCACACCAGTAGATTTTGGTGCAATTGAGGTTGTTCAGTTGCTCACAGAACATCATAATGCAATTTTCACAGATGCAAATGAGACAGTCTGGAAATGA
- the LOC100792626 gene encoding protein FAR-RED IMPAIRED RESPONSE 1 isoform X2, which produces MEPEPEPKLEPEPEPGPEFSSKEEAFSYYQTYAKSVGFSAIIKASRRSRISGNFIDAKFACTRYGTPPNPQKPKPKRARTSPKTDCKASMHVKRTPHGTWIISSFIKHHNHQTNSNNNASPSRKPKIKKTLHHLVFAEGDLQFLLDTFMSMQNENPNFFYAVDFNEEQRLRTVFWVDAKARLDYRHFSDVVLLDTMHVKNECKLPFVPFVGVNHHFQVFLLGLAFVSDESESTFSWLMRSWLRAMGGCAPKVMLTDCDEALKKAVAEVAPESWHCFCLWHVLSKVPEKLGRVMQRHGGEFLTRFNECVLRSRTKEQFEKRWGKMVGKFELGDESWLWDIYEDRERWVPAFMKGRVLAGLSTVQRSEAMNCLFDKYVQRKTTLKEFVEQYRVVLQDKCEEEAKADFVTLHRQPALKSPSPYGKQMVELYTNEVFKKFQSEVLGAVACHPRKEREDGPTKVFRVQDFEDNEDFVVTWNESTLEVLCACYLFEFNGFLCRHVMIVLQISAVHSIPPRYILKRWTKDAKSRQTAGDLSMSDAVVSDSRAKRYNNLCQQAFQLGDVGSLSQESYIAAINALEAALRKCKSLNDSIHSVKEPNLPCSGSQEGILISNSVGHSNKRDSTLGKRK; this is translated from the exons ATGGAGCCCGAGCCCGAACCCAAGCTTGAGCCTGAGCCAGAGCCCGGGCCTGAGTTTAGTTCGAAAGAGGAAGCATTCTCATACTACCAAACCTACGCCAAATCCGTGGGCTTTTCCGCCATAATCAAAGCCAGCCGTCGATCTCGAATCTCCGGCAACTTCATTGACGCCAAATTCGCCTGCACCCGCTACGGCACTCCACCGAACCCTCAAAAACCCAAGCCCAAACGGGCCCGAACAAGCCCCAAAACTGATTGCAAGGCCTCCATGCACGTCAAACGAACACCCCACGGCACATGGATCATCTCTTCCTTCATCAAACACCATAACCACCAAACTAACTCAAATAATAATGCAAGTCCTTCGAGGAAGCCTAAGATTAAGAAAACGCTGCATCATTTGGTTTTCGCCGAAGGAGACCTTCAATTTCTGCTTGATACTTTCATGTCTATgcaaaacgaaaaccctaatttCTTTTACGCCGTTGATTTTAATGAGGAGCAGCGTTTGAGAACCGTTTTCTGGGTGGATGCTAAAGCCAGGCTTGATTACAGACACTTTAGTGATGTGGTGCTTTTGGACACCATGCATGTTAAAAATGAGTGCAAATTGCCCTTTGTTCCGTTTGTTGGTGTTAACCACCATTTTCAGGTTTTTTTGCTTGGGTTGGCGTTTGTGTCTGACGAGTCCGAATCGACGTTTTCGTGGCTGATGAGGAGTTGGTTGAGAGCAATGGGAGGATGTGCTCCTAAGGTGATGCTCACTGACTGCGACGAGGCGCTGAAGAAAGCTGTTGCTGAAGTGGCTCCTGAGTCTTGGCATTGTTTTTGTCTGTGGCACGTGTTGAGCAAGGTTCCAGAGAAGCTCGGTCGCGTGATGCAACGGCATGGTGGGGAGTTTTTGACTAGGTTTAACGAGTGTGTTTTGAGGTCTAGGACAAAGGAGCAGTTTGAGAAGAGGTGGGGGAAAATGGTTGGGAAGTTTGAGTTAGGTGATGAGAGTTGGTTGTGGGATATTTATGAGGATCGCGAACGGTGGGTACCGGCCTTTATGAAAGGCAGGGTTTTAGCAGGGTTGTCTACCGTGCAGAGATCAGAGGCTATGAACTGTTTGTTTGACAAATATGTGCAGAGGAAAACTACTTTGAAAGAGTTTGTGGAGCAATACAGAGTGGTATTGCAGGATAAGTGTGAGGAGGAAGCGAAAGCAGATTTTGTAACGTTGCATAGACAGCCAGCGTTGAAGTCCCCGTCGCCGTATGGGAAACAAATGGTGGAGTTATACACGAATGAGGTGTTTAAGAAGTTCCAGAGTGAGGTTTTGGGAGCTGTTGCTTGTCatccaagaaaagaaagagaagatggACCAACAAAAGTGTTTAGGGTTCAGGATTTTGAAGACAATGAAGATTTTGTTGTCACCTGGAATGAATCGACCTTGGAAGTGTTGTGTGCCTGTTATTTGTTTGAATTCAATGGCTTTCTCTGCAGGCATGTAATGATTGTGCTACAGATTTCTGCTGTACACAGCATCCCACCTCGGTATATATTGAAACGCTGGACGAAAGATGCCAAGAGTAGACAAACAGCAGGAGATTTGTCTATGTCAGATGCAGTTGTCTCTGACTCTAGGGCTAAGCgctataataatttatgtcaGCAAGCCTTTCAATTGGGTGATGTAGGGTCTTTATCACAAGAGAGTTACATTGCTGCTATAAATGCATTGGAAGCCGCATTGAGAAAGTGTAAGAGCCTGAATGATTCAATTCATAGTGTCAAAGAACCGAACCTGCCATGTTCTGGTTCTCAAGAAGGGATTCTGATCAGTAACAGTGTTGGTCATAGCAACAAAAGGGATAGTACTCTTGGAAAAAGGAAG TAA